CAAAGGCCCTGTCACGGATCTGCTGCCCTTAATTAAAGGGATTTTACATTATAAACAGGTGAATTATCAACTATCTTGTTTAGTTTATCGTGAACTTTCTTTAAATACCGTGTTTGCCAAAGAGATGCTTGTCACGTATTTAGCGAAAGAAAACCATTTGCTGTCTCATTTGTTATTTCAAAAGAATAGTAAAAGAGACCTTACTTATAGAGAGAATTTATATCTTCTTCAGTTCAAAGGGTTGATCAATGTCCCTTACATGATGCCTCAGGAATTAAGTGAGGCGCACATGAGCGAAGAGTCAGTCCATCACTTCGTTAATCTGTATGCAGAATTAATGATTAAGAAACAGCCGAGAAGCGAGATGAAAGTTATATCTTCATAAGTGTTTGATTAAGAATTTCATATCCTTGCTTAATTCCGTTTGGATCGTGGGCATCAGAGCCGTAAATAAGGCTGATGCCTTTTTCGTATGCCATTTTCGCTAAATCTGGTGGAGGATAGGATTCTCTGCAATACTCTTTAAGAGTTCCGGCTCCGTTGTAGTCCAGATCAAGCCCGTTATTTTTAACTACGGACAGGAAGCTTGCAGCCTGTTTCTTCCACCCTTCAGGAGAAGGATATATATGGTGGAATTTTCTAATCAGCGTCATGTGACCGATTCTATTAGGCTTATAAGGCCCTAAATCTACATGTGCAGAATCCTTTAAAAGCTTATAGTAGCGTTCATACAACTCGTCAATAGAACCTATCGCTCGGCAGGCCGCCGAAAAGACATCTGGACTGTAATCGATACAGAACCACTGTTTTTTTACCGGCAGAAAGTGAACAGACAATAAACTATCGTCAAGGCTGCTTCCGTATTGATTTAAAAAACTTTCCGTTTCCTTTTCATACCCTTTGATATAGTCGACTTCGAATCCCAATTTGATTTCTATATCAGAGGAATAGGATTTTTTAAGCGATTGGACTTCCTTTATATATGGTTCGACGAGACTTCGCTCCATAGAACTGTCCTGTTCTGGAACAGGATCGATAAAGGTCTCTGGAAGGGGGGCATGCTCGGCAAATGTAATCGAAGAATACCCTGACTTGATGGCCTGGTCAATGTACTCTTCTAGCGCTGCATTTGAACCATGAGGGCAATAAGGTGTATGGACATGTCCATCAATCATGACAAATTCCTCCTGAGTCAATAGAAGTTATTGTTAATCTATTAATTAATTTGAAATAATTTAGCCAAATCAATCCTTATCATGGTATCATAATAAACAACTAAAATTAATTTTTTAACGAAAGAGATTCGTTTGCTGAGGATTTGTAAGGAGGCTATCTATGAGGTACGTAATTGGGGGAATATTAGTGCTGATTGCACTAATAATTGCAGGACTTATTTGGCGTAAAAAAGTGTATGATGAAGTCGATCGTTTAGAAGGCTGGAAAATGGACATCATGCATCGAAATGTATCGGATGAACTCTCGAGGGTCAAAGCCCTTAACCTCTCTGGCGAAACCCAGGAAAGATTTGAAGCGTGGAGGGAACGCTGGGACAAAATTCTTACAAAAGAGCTTCCAAATTTGGAAGAGGATTTGTTTGATGCAGAAGAAGCAGCGGACCGGTACCGCCTGAAAAAGGTAAGGAAAGTACTGAATCATTCTGAACAGAAGCTGCAGGCAATCGAACAGGATATTGCCTCGATGTTTAAAGAACTTGAAGACCTGTTAGACTCCGAGAAGAGCAGCCGCCAGGAAATCGAGGCTTTAAACCCAGAGTTAAAAGAATTAAAGAAATCCCTTATACATAGCCGCCATCAGTTCGGAAAAGCTGCCCGGATTTTCGAAAGCAGAGCGGAAGAGCTGGAAGCGGGCTTGAAGCATTATGAAGAGCTGGTTTCAGAAGGGAATTATCTGGAAGCTAACAGTCTTGTGCAATCGGTTAGAGAGCAGCTTGAAGTTCTCTCCACAGAAATCGCTGTTTTCCCTGAACTGCTGCGGAAAACACAAAAGGAACTGCCCGACCAGTTAAGAGAACTGCATCAGGGCATAGAGGAAATGGAAGAAGAGGGCTACCGTGTGCAGCATTTAGGCCTGCAGCCGGAAATCGAAAATTATCGTGAACTGCTTAAGAAACATACAGAACGTCTCGAAAAAGGCGACAGTGAAGATGTTCAAGCGTTAATTGATGAGTTAGATCCAAGAATTCAGGAAATGTATCAGGAGCTTGAAAAGGAAGCGCTGGCTCACAGTTATGTAGATCAGCACCATCCCTCTCTTCAGCTTCAGCTTGAAGAATTGGAAGAGATCGTCAATCAAACGAAACAGGACATCGATGATTTGAAGGTCACTTATCAGATGGAAGAGGAAGACATCGAATCTTACCGCGGAATTGATCAGCTGATGACACAGTTAAAGAAAAAGTATCTTAATTTTGATAAGAAGCTATCTGATAACGAGACCGCTTTTACTGATATGAGAGATGAACTAGACATTATTAAAGAGCAAGCGTCAGAACTGAAAGAGAAACATCAGATTTTTAGTGAGAGAGTGCAGACGCTTCGCAGTGATGAACTGGAAGCAAAAGAAAAGCTTGTCCAGATAGAGCAGATTGTGAATGATACAGACAGACGCTTGAAGCGGAGCAACCTGCCCGGTATTCCGTCCATGTTCTTTGAAGGCATGCAGCATGCGAGCGAACATATTGACGAAGTATTTCTTAGCCTTGAAAAAAAGCAGCCGCTTGATATGGCTGATGTTCATCAAAAACTTGAGGAAGCTATGCAGCACGCTGAATTAGTCAACAGTCAGGCGAAAGCATTGCTCCATCAGGCTCACATGGCGGAAAAAGTTATTCAGTATACGAACCGTTACCGCAGTCAATATCCTTTAGTGGCGGCCAAGCTTATGGAGGCGGAAAACGATTTTAGGGCATACCGTTATGAAGAAGCCCTGGAACGGGCAGCCGCTGCTCTTGAAGAAGTGGAGCCAGGTGCTTTATCTAAATTAGAGGAAAAAGAAGAAGTCCCTATTTAGGGTGTGAACTATGAGGAAATGGATGCTTCTTGGTTTGTCTGTAATGGCGATGTTCAGCTGGCAGCAACCTGCCAATGGCGTTCACCGAACGTGAATCTTCAAGGCCCATGCAGTTCCTGTTTCATGTAAAGAAGAAAAGAAGCAGCAGACGGTCTTTGAGGAGCATGTATTGACGAAACAGTGGGTGAATGATATAAGTGGAAATGAAAAGATGACCATTGACACGATTTTGAATACACTCAACATTAATTGATGAAGTAGAGCTAGCCTCAGTCAGGAGGCTAGCTATTTTCATGTTCCTATGGTTTATTTTTATAGTAAGGAACAGGATATAAGAAGACGGCAATCTTTTAAAGGGGAAACGACCATGATTTATTTTGATAATAGTGCAACCACACAACCACATACAGAAGTGCTGCAATCGTATCAGCAGGCTGCGGCTCGATACTTTGCCAACCCTTCTTCTGTACATCAGCTAGGCCTTGAAGCAGAACGGCTCATGGAAAAAACACGAGAGGCAATCGCTCATCGTCTAGCTGTCCTGCCCGAAGAGATCGTCTATACATCAGGAGGTACAGAATCCAACAATATGGCGATTAAGGGAATTGCTTTTCAGCACAGAACGAGAGGCCGGCATTTGATTACTTCAAAAATAGAACATCCTTCTGTGTTGGAAGCTTTTCGTGCGCTAGAGCAGCTCGGCTTTGAGGTTACGTATGTTAATGTCGATTCTGAAGGTCATGTTGACCCTGAAGAGATCAGGCAGGCTATTCGAAAAGACACGATATTAATTAGTATAATGTCTGTAAATAATGAACTTGGCACGGTTCAGCCGATTAAGGATATAGGGGAAATTGCCAGGGAGCACCCGAAGCTTTTCTTTCATGTTGACCATGTACAGGGTGTTGGTAAAGTCCCTCTGCCTTTTAAGGACTGCCACATTGATTTATGTTCCTTATCCGGTCATAAAATTCATGGGGTAAAAGGTACAGGAATGCTCTATGCTCGAAAGGAAATTCGTTTATTCCCGCTTTTACACGGGGGAGGTCATGAAGACAACCGTCGTTCAGGCACCGAGAACCTTCCTGGTATGGTGGCCTTTGCTAAAGCCCTCAGGCTGATTCAGGAGCAGGAAGAAGACCATCTCGCTGACTTATTAACGATTAGAAACTTTCTTCGTAAGAAATTAGATAGTATGGATCCGGTCACTATCAACT
This window of the Halobacillus sp. Marseille-Q1614 genome carries:
- the hisJ gene encoding histidinol-phosphatase HisJ; this translates as MIDGHVHTPYCPHGSNAALEEYIDQAIKSGYSSITFAEHAPLPETFIDPVPEQDSSMERSLVEPYIKEVQSLKKSYSSDIEIKLGFEVDYIKGYEKETESFLNQYGSSLDDSLLSVHFLPVKKQWFCIDYSPDVFSAACRAIGSIDELYERYYKLLKDSAHVDLGPYKPNRIGHMTLIRKFHHIYPSPEGWKKQAASFLSVVKNNGLDLDYNGAGTLKEYCRESYPPPDLAKMAYEKGISLIYGSDAHDPNGIKQGYEILNQTLMKI
- the ezrA gene encoding septation ring formation regulator EzrA; translation: MRYVIGGILVLIALIIAGLIWRKKVYDEVDRLEGWKMDIMHRNVSDELSRVKALNLSGETQERFEAWRERWDKILTKELPNLEEDLFDAEEAADRYRLKKVRKVLNHSEQKLQAIEQDIASMFKELEDLLDSEKSSRQEIEALNPELKELKKSLIHSRHQFGKAARIFESRAEELEAGLKHYEELVSEGNYLEANSLVQSVREQLEVLSTEIAVFPELLRKTQKELPDQLRELHQGIEEMEEEGYRVQHLGLQPEIENYRELLKKHTERLEKGDSEDVQALIDELDPRIQEMYQELEKEALAHSYVDQHHPSLQLQLEELEEIVNQTKQDIDDLKVTYQMEEEDIESYRGIDQLMTQLKKKYLNFDKKLSDNETAFTDMRDELDIIKEQASELKEKHQIFSERVQTLRSDELEAKEKLVQIEQIVNDTDRRLKRSNLPGIPSMFFEGMQHASEHIDEVFLSLEKKQPLDMADVHQKLEEAMQHAELVNSQAKALLHQAHMAEKVIQYTNRYRSQYPLVAAKLMEAENDFRAYRYEEALERAAAALEEVEPGALSKLEEKEEVPI
- a CDS encoding cysteine desulfurase family protein produces the protein MIYFDNSATTQPHTEVLQSYQQAAARYFANPSSVHQLGLEAERLMEKTREAIAHRLAVLPEEIVYTSGGTESNNMAIKGIAFQHRTRGRHLITSKIEHPSVLEAFRALEQLGFEVTYVNVDSEGHVDPEEIRQAIRKDTILISIMSVNNELGTVQPIKDIGEIAREHPKLFFHVDHVQGVGKVPLPFKDCHIDLCSLSGHKIHGVKGTGMLYARKEIRLFPLLHGGGHEDNRRSGTENLPGMVAFAKALRLIQEQEEDHLADLLTIRNFLRKKLDSMDPVTINSPEKGSPHILNISIPGLKPEVVVHALAERGIFVSTKSACSSKEPDVSAVLKACNLNPAVTTSALRISLSYQNTVKEAETFIKELKDIIRYLKG
- the refZ gene encoding forespore capture DNA-binding protein RefZ, producing the protein MNREMNTRQKVLDVSCRLFYSNGFNGTSVRDIAKKANVNVSLIHYYFKSKQGLFESLAIQYFEPYLEMIEREADKGPVTDLLPLIKGILHYKQVNYQLSCLVYRELSLNTVFAKEMLVTYLAKENHLLSHLLFQKNSKRDLTYRENLYLLQFKGLINVPYMMPQELSEAHMSEESVHHFVNLYAELMIKKQPRSEMKVISS